A section of the Solitalea canadensis DSM 3403 genome encodes:
- a CDS encoding TROVE domain-containing protein, with protein MNITKWVGKFNYEDAPAFELTPEMELYSSVVTASLENTFYEAKDERVERIRGLIKANDPLFVAKLAVYTREKMHLRSVPLMLAVELAKNNSGNALIGKVVDRVIQRADEITELLSCYQLANKATGTKKLGKLSKQVQKGIASSFNKFDEYQFAKYNRTGVAIKLRDALFLTHPKAKDEDQQLLFNKIAAEELATPYTWETELSALGQQLFATEEEKALAFKHKWEELIDSEKVGYMALLRNLRNMLDAEISLIHVKKAAAYLSNAEKVAKSKQLPFRFLAAYRELSANKNGHVSVILDALEKAVTLSAANIKGFNENTKVLIACDVSGSMQKPVSARSKILLYDIGLMLAMLMKSRCKNAITGMFGDKWKVVNVPTASVLANVDAFYKREGEVGYATNGYLVLKDLINSKRVVDKVLFFTDCQLWNNNSATTQLVQLWSDYKRIAPTAKMYLFDLAGYGTTPLKTDSSDVFLIAGWSDKLFDVLAAIEDGQNALSEINAIEL; from the coding sequence ATGAACATAACAAAATGGGTGGGCAAATTTAATTACGAAGATGCTCCTGCTTTCGAGTTAACCCCAGAAATGGAGCTTTACAGCAGCGTTGTTACAGCTTCATTGGAAAATACATTTTATGAGGCAAAAGACGAGAGAGTGGAGAGAATCCGTGGGCTAATCAAAGCAAATGATCCTTTATTTGTTGCAAAACTTGCAGTTTATACACGGGAGAAGATGCATTTGCGCTCAGTTCCTTTAATGCTTGCTGTTGAGTTGGCAAAGAACAATTCGGGCAATGCCCTAATAGGAAAAGTTGTAGACCGAGTTATTCAGCGAGCCGACGAAATCACAGAGCTTCTTTCTTGTTACCAATTGGCGAATAAGGCAACTGGCACGAAGAAACTAGGAAAACTTTCAAAGCAAGTACAAAAGGGCATTGCTTCATCATTTAATAAGTTTGATGAATATCAATTTGCAAAATATAACAGAACCGGAGTTGCTATTAAGCTGAGAGATGCGTTGTTTTTAACCCATCCAAAAGCAAAGGATGAAGATCAGCAGTTATTATTTAATAAAATAGCTGCAGAAGAATTAGCAACTCCTTACACCTGGGAAACTGAATTATCGGCCCTTGGACAGCAATTATTTGCAACCGAAGAAGAAAAGGCTCTTGCCTTTAAACATAAATGGGAAGAATTGATTGATAGTGAAAAAGTAGGTTATATGGCGCTCTTGAGAAATCTGCGTAATATGCTGGATGCTGAAATTTCATTAATTCATGTTAAAAAAGCCGCTGCTTATTTAAGTAATGCAGAAAAAGTAGCGAAATCAAAACAGTTGCCCTTCCGTTTCCTGGCGGCTTATCGCGAATTGTCAGCGAACAAAAACGGACATGTATCTGTAATACTTGACGCCTTGGAAAAAGCGGTTACATTAAGTGCCGCAAACATCAAAGGTTTTAATGAAAACACAAAAGTGTTGATTGCCTGCGATGTTTCAGGGTCAATGCAAAAACCAGTATCTGCAAGAAGTAAAATATTGCTTTATGATATAGGCTTGATGTTGGCGATGCTAATGAAAAGTAGATGCAAGAATGCTATAACTGGCATGTTTGGCGACAAATGGAAAGTGGTTAACGTGCCTACTGCCTCTGTATTGGCAAACGTAGATGCTTTTTATAAACGAGAAGGAGAAGTGGGTTATGCGACAAACGGCTATCTGGTATTAAAAGACCTGATCAACTCAAAAAGAGTTGTCGATAAGGTGCTTTTCTTTACCGATTGTCAATTATGGAACAATAATTCAGCAACTACGCAGCTTGTACAGCTTTGGAGTGATTACAAAAGAATAGCTCCAACTGCAAAAATGTATTTGTTTGATTTAGCGGGATACGGAACAACTCCTTTGAAGACCGATTCTAGCGATGTTTTCTTGATCGCAGGTTGGTCAGATAAATTATTTGATGTACTTGCAGCCATAGAAGATGGTCAAAATGCACTGAGTGAAATCAATGCGATCGAATTATAA
- a CDS encoding zinc ribbon domain-containing protein: MDKESVRYIINHYSKWMLPEEREALRHMHSYLKHDFTNPELNLASLEKVYKKVGWLSEKESVLALLKDGPENFELRMAIRIFNEHKNEIFMNNCPNCGKLPRTPLAKQCRYCGYDWH, translated from the coding sequence ATGGATAAGGAAAGTGTTAGGTACATTATTAATCACTATTCAAAATGGATGTTGCCCGAAGAACGGGAAGCGCTAAGGCATATGCATTCTTATTTGAAGCACGATTTTACTAATCCGGAATTGAATCTCGCCTCATTGGAAAAAGTATATAAGAAGGTAGGGTGGCTATCGGAAAAAGAATCAGTCTTGGCTTTATTGAAAGATGGTCCTGAAAATTTCGAATTGCGTATGGCGATTCGCATTTTCAATGAACACAAGAACGAAATCTTTATGAATAATTGTCCAAATTGCGGAAAATTACCCAGAACACCCTTAGCGAAACAATGCCGTTATTGTGGATATGATTGGCATTAA
- a CDS encoding SRPBCC family protein encodes MSTTNNPFVAKAEMLIRKPVTEVFEAFVNPEITSMFWFTKSSGRLEEGKEVTWTWEMYNVSVPVNVKSVVPNKTILISWGNYKEETTVEWTFTEMKNNSTFVSIVNSGFKGDNEQLIAQIRDATEGFTLVLAGLKAYLEHTIQLNLVGDRFSQE; translated from the coding sequence ATGTCAACTACAAATAATCCGTTCGTCGCTAAAGCCGAAATGCTGATTAGGAAACCCGTTACGGAAGTTTTCGAAGCTTTTGTGAATCCTGAAATAACTTCAATGTTTTGGTTTACGAAAAGCTCGGGCCGACTAGAGGAAGGTAAAGAGGTCACATGGACTTGGGAAATGTACAACGTTTCAGTTCCGGTAAATGTAAAGTCGGTTGTTCCGAATAAAACGATCTTAATTTCATGGGGAAATTATAAAGAGGAAACAACAGTGGAATGGACTTTTACAGAAATGAAAAACAATTCTACATTTGTGAGTATCGTGAATAGTGGTTTCAAGGGGGATAATGAACAGTTAATCGCCCAAATCAGGGACGCTACAGAAGGATTTACGTTGGTTTTAGCTGGCTTGAAAGCTTACCTTGAACACACCATTCAGCTTAATTTAGTTGGCGATCGTTTTTCGCAGGAATAA
- a CDS encoding helix-turn-helix transcriptional regulator — protein MPINRNALIRYKTLDNCLRNKYRKWTLEDLIDACSEALYEYEGIDKGVSRRTVQMDLQLMRSDKLGYNAPIVVKEKKYYSYDDPDYSITNIPLTDQDLGTLSEVVQILKQFKGFSHFEEIGGMVNRLEDKIYTSKTQSTSVIDFEKNERLAGLHHLDTLYQAIIKKQVIDLDYQSFKAKESRVYKFHPYLLKEYRNRWFILRVAEGVKVHLTLALDRIKDIRHNHLLTYRENNKFDPNTFFGNVLGVTKNAGQKAEHVIFWVDTKNAPYVITKPIHSSQIVLREHEHGVVFQIKVIINFELERELLGFGDFLEVISPKGLRNRIANRMRNSLAYYEEEG, from the coding sequence ATGCCTATCAATCGGAATGCCCTTATACGTTACAAAACATTAGATAATTGCCTAAGGAATAAATACAGAAAATGGACGCTGGAAGATTTGATTGATGCCTGTTCTGAAGCATTGTACGAATATGAAGGAATCGACAAAGGGGTTAGTCGCCGAACCGTGCAGATGGATTTGCAGTTAATGCGCAGCGACAAGCTGGGCTATAATGCGCCAATTGTTGTTAAAGAAAAGAAGTATTATTCATACGATGATCCCGATTATAGTATCACCAATATTCCCTTAACCGACCAGGATTTAGGAACACTTTCTGAAGTGGTCCAGATTTTAAAGCAATTCAAAGGCTTTTCTCATTTTGAAGAGATCGGCGGGATGGTGAATCGTTTGGAAGATAAAATTTACACCAGCAAAACTCAATCAACATCAGTAATTGATTTTGAGAAAAACGAACGGCTTGCAGGATTACATCACCTGGATACACTTTATCAGGCAATAATTAAAAAACAGGTTATCGACCTTGATTACCAATCTTTCAAAGCGAAAGAATCACGGGTTTATAAATTTCATCCTTATTTATTGAAGGAATACAGGAATCGCTGGTTTATTTTACGTGTTGCCGAGGGCGTAAAGGTTCATTTGACCTTGGCGCTCGACCGGATTAAAGATATTCGGCATAATCATTTATTGACTTATCGGGAGAATAATAAGTTTGATCCCAACACATTTTTCGGTAATGTGCTCGGGGTGACTAAAAATGCCGGACAAAAGGCAGAGCATGTTATTTTTTGGGTAGATACAAAGAATGCGCCCTATGTAATAACAAAGCCTATTCACTCAAGCCAGATTGTACTTCGAGAGCACGAGCATGGCGTTGTCTTTCAAATCAAAGTTATTATCAACTTTGAGCTGGAGCGAGAGTTGTTGGGGTTTGGAGATTTTCTGGAAGTTATTTCTCCAAAGGGGCTCAGAAACAGAATTGCCAATAGAATGAGAAATTCATTAGCTTATTATGAAGAAGAGGGTTAA
- a CDS encoding FAD-binding protein — MPATYPKGIEVIPNFTEWENCHQNFKHAFKKDASFKLRMPDNNASDEENYRGVTANMQWLIQHAIDNGLPLRAMGSGWSLSEVAVSEGGIIDTKSLNLAFNIGKNFVSSDYSGDHKNLFLVECGTSIDELNEMLEERGDIKRCLRASGASNGQSIAGATSTGTHGSAFKVGAVHDTIVGLHLVVGPSRHVWLERKSYPVASDQFINWLGAELLKDDDLFNAAVVSFGSFGIIHGILLETEPIFLLEEKRSGQIAYSEQLKNAINSLDLTDLFETLDLPKDDAEKQLYHFELIVNPHHFKPDDAAWGVYMKTIYKKAYGDYTKRPADTDGFTYGNHTLGVIEFLMDDTGFTLNVVPKLVNKLFPLAFKPGEPITGTIGEIFTNTKFRGKVASAAIGIDIKHATAVIDVALDINKNTPFAGAIALRFVKGTRALLGFTHFPQTCVLELDGVDAPGSRDFFKKVWQRLEELGIPYTLHWGKINFLLSPERVRKMYGNENVDKWLASRNALLTPECRKVFNNKFLEQCGLTEDTLVPESPIV, encoded by the coding sequence ATGCCTGCTACATATCCTAAAGGAATAGAAGTTATTCCCAACTTTACTGAGTGGGAAAACTGTCATCAGAATTTTAAGCATGCCTTTAAAAAAGATGCATCTTTCAAATTACGAATGCCTGATAATAATGCTTCTGATGAAGAAAATTATCGTGGAGTAACGGCTAATATGCAGTGGCTGATTCAACACGCCATTGACAACGGTTTGCCATTACGAGCAATGGGCAGCGGCTGGTCGTTGTCAGAAGTGGCGGTGTCAGAAGGTGGGATTATCGACACCAAATCACTTAATCTCGCTTTCAACATCGGAAAGAACTTTGTTAGCAGTGACTATTCCGGAGATCATAAAAATTTATTTCTTGTAGAATGCGGGACCAGTATTGATGAACTAAATGAAATGCTGGAAGAACGCGGGGATATCAAACGCTGCTTACGGGCATCGGGGGCCAGCAACGGACAAAGCATTGCAGGAGCTACATCCACCGGAACACATGGTTCGGCTTTTAAAGTTGGGGCGGTGCACGATACTATTGTTGGCTTACACCTTGTTGTTGGACCCAGCCGACATGTTTGGTTAGAACGAAAAAGTTACCCCGTTGCATCGGATCAATTTATAAACTGGCTCGGAGCCGAATTACTAAAGGACGACGATCTTTTTAATGCTGCCGTTGTAAGCTTTGGAAGCTTCGGCATTATACACGGCATTTTACTCGAAACGGAACCCATCTTTTTGTTGGAAGAAAAGCGTTCCGGACAAATTGCTTATTCTGAACAATTAAAAAATGCCATTAACTCCCTTGATCTGACAGACCTGTTTGAAACGCTGGATTTACCAAAAGACGATGCAGAAAAACAACTTTATCATTTCGAGCTTATCGTAAATCCACACCACTTTAAGCCAGATGATGCAGCGTGGGGTGTATACATGAAAACCATCTATAAAAAAGCTTACGGAGATTATACAAAACGACCTGCAGATACCGATGGTTTTACTTATGGCAACCATACATTGGGAGTGATTGAATTTTTAATGGACGATACAGGATTTACATTAAACGTGGTTCCCAAACTGGTTAACAAGTTGTTTCCATTAGCTTTTAAACCGGGAGAGCCAATAACCGGAACGATAGGCGAAATATTTACAAACACTAAATTTAGGGGAAAGGTGGCGAGCGCTGCCATCGGAATTGACATTAAACATGCAACCGCGGTAATTGATGTTGCCCTCGACATCAACAAAAACACTCCATTTGCCGGAGCAATTGCGCTTCGGTTTGTAAAAGGAACACGAGCATTGTTAGGATTTACTCATTTTCCACAAACCTGTGTCCTCGAACTCGATGGGGTAGATGCACCCGGTAGTCGTGACTTCTTTAAAAAAGTATGGCAAAGACTGGAAGAACTAGGTATTCCTTACACCTTACACTGGGGAAAAATTAACTTTTTACTTTCTCCGGAACGTGTACGGAAAATGTATGGCAATGAAAATGTTGATAAATGGCTGGCGAGTCGTAACGCTTTATTAACTCCTGAATGCCGAAAAGTGTTCAACAATAAATTCTTGGAACAATGTGGGCTTACCGAAGACACTTTAGTTCCAGAATCGCCAATTGTATGA
- a CDS encoding Bor/Iss family lipoprotein, with product MKSSVLKFTFLVSFLIQGCATTTIVSDYKYDTFVNNPNYQKTTWSYFWGLKQPKDVNPKCESGKMNKVVVKTTPGTIILSAITLGIVIPQKTEWCCSPIKRDPGTIGGDQK from the coding sequence ATGAAATCGTCCGTTCTTAAGTTTACATTTCTTGTTTCGTTTTTAATTCAAGGTTGTGCAACAACCACCATTGTTAGCGATTATAAATACGACACCTTTGTAAACAATCCTAACTATCAGAAAACTACCTGGTCCTATTTCTGGGGATTAAAACAACCTAAGGATGTTAACCCAAAGTGTGAAAGTGGCAAAATGAACAAAGTAGTAGTGAAAACAACTCCCGGAACAATTATTCTTTCAGCAATTACACTCGGAATAGTTATTCCGCAAAAAACGGAATGGTGCTGTTCTCCGATAAAAAGAGATCCCGGAACAATTGGAGGAGATCAAAAATGA
- a CDS encoding MBL fold metallo-hydrolase encodes MTLKKFGRKPSGAHLQKIYQSPNYKDGSFKNLSPTEVMAAESGSMFKTLMEFMNKPKNTVPPSRLPSIKTELKNLKSDKTALVWFGHSSYFISMEGKTILVDPVFSGSASPLGLGFKSFDGSDVYKVEDFPEIDVLILTHDHYDHLDYDTILKLKPKIKHICTSLGVGSHLSYWGFDASIIREFDWWETDDIINGISLTAAPARHFSGRGIKRGQTLWSSFILKSNDWSIYIGADSGYDSHFKEIGEKFGPFDLAILEAGQYNVKWSAIHMMPEETVQATIDLNAKVLLPVHWGKFTLALHAWDEPIERVLLRAEKLNVKVSTPLIGEKVVLGESYPNKKWWR; translated from the coding sequence ATGACACTTAAAAAATTTGGCAGAAAGCCTTCCGGGGCGCATCTGCAGAAAATATATCAATCACCCAATTATAAGGACGGGTCATTTAAGAACCTTTCTCCCACTGAAGTAATGGCTGCAGAAAGTGGCTCCATGTTTAAAACACTGATGGAGTTTATGAACAAGCCCAAGAATACTGTTCCGCCATCCAGATTACCATCAATAAAGACAGAGCTTAAAAACCTGAAATCAGATAAAACAGCGCTTGTTTGGTTTGGTCATTCATCTTATTTCATCAGTATGGAAGGAAAAACCATTTTGGTTGATCCTGTTTTTAGTGGAAGCGCATCTCCCCTTGGATTGGGCTTTAAAAGTTTTGATGGAAGTGACGTATATAAAGTGGAGGATTTTCCGGAGATTGATGTGCTGATTCTTACGCATGATCATTACGATCACCTTGACTATGATACTATTCTAAAGCTTAAGCCCAAAATAAAACATATATGCACTTCATTAGGTGTTGGCTCTCATCTTTCCTACTGGGGCTTTGATGCATCAATTATTCGAGAATTTGATTGGTGGGAAACGGACGACATTATTAATGGAATTTCACTCACCGCAGCGCCTGCAAGGCATTTCTCTGGTCGGGGAATCAAAAGAGGACAAACACTTTGGTCGTCATTCATCTTGAAAAGCAACGATTGGTCAATTTACATTGGAGCAGATAGTGGATACGATTCACATTTTAAAGAGATCGGCGAAAAGTTTGGCCCGTTTGACCTTGCTATTTTAGAGGCCGGACAGTACAATGTAAAGTGGTCGGCAATTCATATGATGCCCGAAGAAACAGTTCAAGCCACAATCGATTTAAATGCCAAAGTTTTATTGCCGGTTCATTGGGGCAAATTCACACTGGCACTACACGCCTGGGACGAACCTATAGAAAGAGTATTGCTAAGGGCCGAAAAATTAAACGTAAAAGTAAGCACACCATTAATTGGTGAAAAGGTTGTTTTG